Genomic DNA from Novosphingobium sp. TH158:
GCGGGCTGGGCAAGTTCCAGCCGATCGAACTGGCGAAATAGCCCTCAGCTCTTGAAGTTCGATTCGTCGAGCTCCAGCCCGGCGCGTCCCGATGCGACGGTATGCGCCGGGGCGTGCGGGTGTTCGACGAATTCCGGCTCCTCCACCTCGAGCATGCCTTCCCACTTGGTGATGACCGAAGTGGCGACCGCATTGCCGACGACATTGGTGGCGGTGCGGCCCATGTCGAGGAACTGGTCGATGGCCAGGATGATCGCCACGCCCTCTACCGGCAGGCCGAACATGGCCAGCGTGCCGGTGATGACCACCAGGCTGGCGCGCGGCACCGCGGCAATGCCCTTGGACGAGATCATCAGGGTCAGCAGGATCATGATCTGCGTGGTGATCGACAGGTCGATGCCATAGGCCTGCGCGATGAAGATCGTCGCGAAGCTCATGTACATCATCGAGCCATCGAGGTTGAAGCTGTAGCCCAGCGGCAGCATGAAGCCCGAAATGCGGCGCGGCACGCCGAAGCGGTCGAGCTGTTCGAACATCTTGGGCAGCGCCGCCTCGCTCGACGCGGTCGAGAAGGCGATCATCATCGGCTGGCGGATGTAGCGGATCAGGGTGATGATGCGGCGGCCAAGGAACACCGCCCCGATGCCCAGCAGGATCACCCAGAGCAGGGCAAGGCTGAAATAGAACTCCAGCAGCAGCTCAAGGTAGGTCTTGAGGATTTCGAGGCCCGATGCCGCGACGACATTGGCCAGCGCACCAAACACCGCAACGGGCGCATAGCGCATGACGTAGCCGGTGATCTGCAGCATCATTTCCGCCAGCGCATCGGCGCCGCGCACCAGCGGCTTGCCCTTTTCGCCGATGGCCGAAAGCGCAACGCCGGCGAAGATCGAGAAGACCAGGATCTGCAGGATGTTGTTGGTCGCCATCGCATCGAAGGCGTTCTTGGGGAAGATCGACAGGATGAACTCGGTCGCCTTCAGCTCCTTCACCTCGCCCACGGTCTTGGCGGCGGCGGCGGCATCGGGGATCGGCGCGCCGATACCCGGTTGCAGCAGGTTGACCATGACGAGGCCCAGCCCGATCGAGATCAGGCTGGCCGTGATGAACCAGGCCAGCGCGCGAAAGCCGATGCGGCCCAGCGCCGTACTGTCGCCCATATGGGCAATGCCGACAACGATGGTGGAAAGCACCAGCGGCGCGACCAGCATCTTGATCAGGTTGAGGAAGATGTCGGACAGCAGCTTGAGCCAGGGGGCGATCTCGGCCTTGATCATGGCGGCAGGAACCATGAGGTGCAGCGCCTGCCCGACGACCACGCCCAGCACCATGCCGATCAGGATATAGAGTGTCAGCCGCCGGTCCATCGCGCCCATTTCCCCCGAGTGAAAGATTGTTGCGGGTGAGACTAACGGGGCGCGGCCAAGCTGGCAATGCGCCTTGGCCGGGCGGCCCGGTCACTTGCGTTTTTCCGCCGCGCGATTGCAGCGGACTTGGCAGGGGTCAGCCCGCCAGCGCCGCCTTCGCTACGCGGGCATATATCCGCGCCAATGCTTCAAGGTCGGCCATGGCCACGGCCTCGTCGCGCTTGTGCATGGTTGCGTTGCACAGGCCGAATTCGATCACCGGGCACAGCGCCTTGAGGAAACGCGCATCGGACGTGCCGCCGGTGGTCGAGGCTTCCGGCACCAGCCCGGTTTCGGCCTCTACGGCGGCGGCGATGATTGCCGAGAATTCGCCCGGCGGGGTGAGGAAGGCCTCGCCCGAGATCACCGGGCGCGCCGTTCCGCCGTGGCGCGCGGCAATGGCGCTGACACGGTCTGCCAGCGACTGGCCGGTGTGCAGGTCGTTGAAGCGGATCGAGATGCGCGCACTGGCCTTGGGCGGGATGACGTTGGTCGCCGGGTTGCCGATGGCGATGTCGGTGATTTCCAGGTTCGATGGCTGGAACCAGTCCGTGCCCTCGTCCAGCACCAGTGCATCCAGTTCCGCCAGCATGGCGACCATGCGCGGCGCGGGATTGTCTGCCAGGTGCGGATAGGCAACGTGCCCTTCGCGCCCTTCGACCTCAAGCCAGATGTTCACCGAACCGCGCCGGCCGATCTTCATCGTATCGCCCAGCCGGTGGGCCGATGTCGGCTCGCCCACCAGGCACATGTCCGGCACCTGCCCGGTGGCGCGCATATGGTCGATCAGCGCCAGCGTGCCGTATTTTGCCGGGCCTTCCTCGTCCCCGGTAAAGATCAGGCTGATCGTGCCCGCTTCTGCCGGCACCTGCTCCACCGCGGCAATCATCGCGGCAATCGCGCCCTTCATGTCCACCGCGCCGCGCCCGTGCAGCAGATCGCCGCGCCGTTCGGGCAGGAAGGGGCCGCTCGTCCACCCCTCGCCCGGCGGCACCACGTCGAGGTGACCGGCAAAGGCGAAGTGGCGGCTGCCCGCCGGTCCGCGGCGGATCGCGAAAAGGTTTTCCACCGGGCCGTCGGGCGCTTCCCCGCTCAGCGCGCGGTGCACCTCGAAGCCCAGCGGTTGCAGCCGCTGTTCAAGGCAATCGAACACCGTGCCGGTGGCGGGGGTGACGCTGGGACAGGCAATCAGCGCTTCGGTAAGCTCGACGACATCGATCATGCGCCGCCGCTTAGAGGGTTTCGCGGCGCTTGGAAATGGTGGCTGACTGGGTCACAGTCCGGGCAGGCGCAGCAAGGAGCGAGCCCATGCCCCGCATTGACCTTGAATCGATCGAACAGACCAACCGCACCGGCTATCCCGCGCCCTTCGATGCCGCGGTCGCCGGGCGCTGGTATCGCCGCCTTGCCCCGGCAACCGGGCTGAACGCCATCGGGGCGAGCCATGTCGTGCTGAAGCCGGGCGCCTGGTCATCGCAGCGGCACTGGCACGCCAGCGAGGATGAATTGCTGGTGATGCTGACGGGCGAAGCCGTGCTGGTAGAGGACGAGGGCCGCACCCTGTTGCGCCCGGGCGACATCTGCATTTGGCCTGCGGGGGTGGAAAACGGCCACCACCTGATCAACGAAAGCGATCAGGAATGCTCGTTCATCTGCGTCGATGGCGGCAAGCGCACCCATGGTTCCTATCCCGACATCGACATGATGTGGGACGAAAACCAGGTGTACCGCCACAAGGACGGCACGCCTTATTGACGATCAGCGCGGGGCCAGCGCCTCGTCCAGCAGGTCGGCCAGCCGCAGCCCGGCCTGGCTGATGCGGCGCTGCCCTTCGGGGACGAATTCGGCGATCATCTCGTTGGTCCAGACGATCTTCTCGGGCGCCTTGCCGTCGCACGGGCTGCGACCGAAGGCGCGGGTATAGACGCGCCGGGCCAGATCCCAGCTTTCGCGGCCCCAGTCGGCCAGCGTGCCCCCGGCCAGCGCGGCGCGCTCCTGCGCCGAATAGCGGCGCACCAGCGGCGGCTGCGCGGACGAGATGGAGCGTTCCGCCTGTTGCCCGTCCCACAGGCTGTGCAGGTTCCACACTGGCGCTTCGCCATAGGTCGCCTTCACCTGGTTGCCGCCGAGGTCGTAATTGTCGCCCGAATGGAGCGGCATGTGCAGATCGCCGGTGAAGTGGACAAGGAAGGCCAGCGCCTGCAAGCGTTCGGCCGCGGGCAGGCTCTTGTCGGCCAGCACCTTGCGGCTGCGCTCGATCTGCCCGGTCACGCAGTTGCCGTTGGCGCAATTGGCCTTGACGTCATAGGCCTTGCACACCGGTTCGGTCTGGTAATGCCAGGGGAAGGTATAGGCAAAGCGCCAGGACTGCGACCGGATGCAGTCGGGCCAGTATCCCGCCTCCTCGATGGAGCGGACCCGGCAGCCGGGTGTCGCCAGCCCCTTTTCCGCCTTCAGCAACTGGCGCACGGCAATGCGGGTCTGCGGGCGGACATTCTCCCACGCCACGGAGGCGACCGTGTGGTGGCCATATTCGCCCCAGGCCATGGCCACGGGGCTGAACAGCAGCGCGGCGGCGGCGAAGACAACGGAAACTGCGCGGATCACTTTGCGGGCACCTCGTACTGTTCGATCACCCAGTCCTCTGCCTCGGCAGCGGCAACCCATGCCTGCAGCCATTCATGCTCCCACACGGCTTCCATATAGGCCTGGGCAAAGCCGGGCACGCCGATGCCATAGGTAACGAAGCGGCTGACCACCGGGGCGAAGAAGATGTCTGCCGCGCAGAATGTGCCGAACAGGAACGGCCCGCCCTTGCCGAAACGCGCCCGCGCCTCTGCCCAGAGGGTGAGGATGCGGACGATATCGGCGCGGGCATCGTCGCTGATCTTGTGGCCTTCGATGCGGCGGCGGATGTTCATCGTGCATTCGGCGCGCAGGGCGGAAAAGCTGGAATGCATTTCCG
This window encodes:
- a CDS encoding dicarboxylate/amino acid:cation symporter, which codes for MDRRLTLYILIGMVLGVVVGQALHLMVPAAMIKAEIAPWLKLLSDIFLNLIKMLVAPLVLSTIVVGIAHMGDSTALGRIGFRALAWFITASLISIGLGLVMVNLLQPGIGAPIPDAAAAAKTVGEVKELKATEFILSIFPKNAFDAMATNNILQILVFSIFAGVALSAIGEKGKPLVRGADALAEMMLQITGYVMRYAPVAVFGALANVVAASGLEILKTYLELLLEFYFSLALLWVILLGIGAVFLGRRIITLIRYIRQPMMIAFSTASSEAALPKMFEQLDRFGVPRRISGFMLPLGYSFNLDGSMMYMSFATIFIAQAYGIDLSITTQIMILLTLMISSKGIAAVPRASLVVITGTLAMFGLPVEGVAIILAIDQFLDMGRTATNVVGNAVATSVITKWEGMLEVEEPEFVEHPHAPAHTVASGRAGLELDESNFKS
- the dapE gene encoding succinyl-diaminopimelate desuccinylase, yielding MIDVVELTEALIACPSVTPATGTVFDCLEQRLQPLGFEVHRALSGEAPDGPVENLFAIRRGPAGSRHFAFAGHLDVVPPGEGWTSGPFLPERRGDLLHGRGAVDMKGAIAAMIAAVEQVPAEAGTISLIFTGDEEGPAKYGTLALIDHMRATGQVPDMCLVGEPTSAHRLGDTMKIGRRGSVNIWLEVEGREGHVAYPHLADNPAPRMVAMLAELDALVLDEGTDWFQPSNLEITDIAIGNPATNVIPPKASARISIRFNDLHTGQSLADRVSAIAARHGGTARPVISGEAFLTPPGEFSAIIAAAVEAETGLVPEASTTGGTSDARFLKALCPVIEFGLCNATMHKRDEAVAMADLEALARIYARVAKAALAG
- a CDS encoding cupin domain-containing protein, whose translation is MPRIDLESIEQTNRTGYPAPFDAAVAGRWYRRLAPATGLNAIGASHVVLKPGAWSSQRHWHASEDELLVMLTGEAVLVEDEGRTLLRPGDICIWPAGVENGHHLINESDQECSFICVDGGKRTHGSYPDIDMMWDENQVYRHKDGTPY
- a CDS encoding S1/P1 nuclease; protein product: MIRAVSVVFAAAALLFSPVAMAWGEYGHHTVASVAWENVRPQTRIAVRQLLKAEKGLATPGCRVRSIEEAGYWPDCIRSQSWRFAYTFPWHYQTEPVCKAYDVKANCANGNCVTGQIERSRKVLADKSLPAAERLQALAFLVHFTGDLHMPLHSGDNYDLGGNQVKATYGEAPVWNLHSLWDGQQAERSISSAQPPLVRRYSAQERAALAGGTLADWGRESWDLARRVYTRAFGRSPCDGKAPEKIVWTNEMIAEFVPEGQRRISQAGLRLADLLDEALAPR
- a CDS encoding glutathione S-transferase family protein, whose translation is MKLIIGNKNYSSWSLRGWLAAKQSGLAFEEILVPIHTDDWQEQKKAMGEVAPSHGKVPVLWDGDAVVWDSLAILEYLADKVGRDRFWPKADDARAMARSMVAEMHSSFSALRAECTMNIRRRIEGHKISDDARADIVRILTLWAEARARFGKGGPFLFGTFCAADIFFAPVVSRFVTYGIGVPGFAQAYMEAVWEHEWLQAWVAAAEAEDWVIEQYEVPAK